Proteins encoded in a region of the Bradyrhizobium sp. CB3481 genome:
- a CDS encoding glutathione S-transferase family protein, whose protein sequence is MKLTFSPASPFARKVRIAAIETGLIDKIELTPATVAPAQPNEEYSKITPLKKLPVLILDNGDVILDSYVIVEYLDELAGGGKLIPTSGPERWKVKSDHSLLQGMLDSMLLCRYEGMVRPEPLRWKAWSDDHWNRAWTGMARFENKPDVLSGPFNIAQIGLVCVLGYADFRFADCGWRKAFPKLDAFHQKMMERPSVKISVPPPA, encoded by the coding sequence ATGAAACTGACCTTCTCCCCCGCCTCGCCGTTCGCCCGAAAAGTCCGCATCGCCGCGATCGAGACCGGCTTGATCGACAAGATCGAGCTCACGCCCGCGACCGTCGCGCCGGCGCAGCCCAACGAGGAATATTCCAAGATCACGCCGCTGAAGAAGCTGCCGGTGCTGATCCTCGACAATGGCGATGTGATTCTGGATTCTTACGTCATCGTCGAATATCTCGATGAGCTCGCCGGCGGCGGCAAGCTGATCCCGACCTCCGGTCCCGAGCGCTGGAAAGTAAAGAGCGACCACTCGCTGTTGCAAGGCATGCTGGATTCCATGCTGCTGTGCCGCTACGAGGGCATGGTGCGGCCGGAGCCGCTGCGCTGGAAGGCGTGGTCGGACGATCACTGGAATCGTGCCTGGACCGGCATGGCGCGGTTCGAGAACAAGCCCGACGTATTGTCCGGCCCGTTCAATATCGCCCAGATCGGCCTTGTTTGCGTGCTCGGCTATGCCGATTTCCGTTTTGCCGATTGCGGCTGGCGCAAGGCCTTCCCAAAACTCGACGCATTCCATCAGAAGATGATGGAACGTCCGTCGGTGAAAATCTCGGTACCGCCGCCGGCGTAA
- a CDS encoding fumarylacetoacetate hydrolase family protein, producing MKLVRYGAKGAEKPGLIDKSGQLRDLSAQLKDLDGEAYSPASLAKLAALDTSKLPAVDGKQRFGAPVTGISKFVAIGLNYSDHAKETGSPIPSEPIFFIKANTSLSGPNDAVEKPRGSTKLDWEVEIAAIIGTRAKYVSEADALNHIAGYCVCNDVSERNFQQERGGQWTKGKSHDTFGPVGPWLVTKDEIADVQKLGMWLDVNGQRRQTGNTSTMIFSMAKCISYVSQFMTLLPGDIVTTGTPPGVGLGMKPPTFLNVGDVVTLGIDGLGEQRQEIIAA from the coding sequence ATGAAGCTCGTTCGTTACGGCGCCAAGGGTGCGGAAAAGCCCGGCCTGATCGATAAATCCGGCCAGTTGCGCGACCTTTCGGCCCAACTGAAGGACCTCGACGGCGAGGCCTATTCGCCGGCCTCCCTGGCCAAGCTGGCCGCTCTGGATACCTCCAAGCTTCCCGCCGTCGATGGCAAGCAGCGCTTCGGCGCGCCGGTCACCGGCATCTCGAAATTCGTCGCGATCGGCCTGAACTACAGCGACCACGCCAAGGAGACGGGATCGCCGATTCCGAGCGAGCCGATCTTCTTCATCAAGGCCAACACCTCGCTGTCGGGCCCGAACGACGCCGTCGAAAAGCCGCGCGGCTCGACCAAGCTCGACTGGGAAGTCGAGATCGCCGCCATCATCGGGACCCGCGCCAAATATGTCTCGGAAGCCGATGCGCTGAATCATATCGCCGGCTATTGCGTCTGCAACGACGTCTCCGAACGCAACTTTCAGCAGGAGCGCGGCGGCCAGTGGACCAAAGGCAAGTCGCACGACACGTTCGGCCCGGTCGGCCCGTGGCTGGTGACCAAGGACGAAATCGCTGACGTGCAGAAGCTCGGCATGTGGCTCGACGTCAACGGCCAGCGCCGCCAGACCGGCAACACCTCGACCATGATCTTCTCGATGGCGAAGTGCATTTCCTATGTCTCGCAGTTCATGACGCTGCTGCCCGGCGACATCGTCACGACGGGCACCCCGCCCGGCGTCGGTCTCGGCATGAAGCCGCCGACGTTCCTCAATGTCGGCGACGTGGTCACGCTCGGCATCGACGGCCTCGGCGAGCAGCGCCAGGAAATCATCGCGGCCTAG
- a CDS encoding MBL fold metallo-hydrolase, which yields MQWTVGRVKITQIVETETVGSTRFILPLATNEEIQKLPWLIPHFATAEGRLKMSIHSLVVETTSRRIIVDTGLGNDKQGRNVPTWNNRSDPFLEKLTAAGFPPDSIDTVLCTHLHVDHVGWNTKLVGGKWVPTFANARYVFGRTEYEYWRDHSDAPDRRAVFADSVQPIADAGKADLVASDERLADEITLIPTPGHSPGHMSVHIRSGGEEALLAGDAAHHPCQMVHLDWSSTADSDPRQSAKTRRELFSRFADTPTLVIGGHFSAGHIRRDGDAFRFVALG from the coding sequence ATGCAGTGGACCGTGGGCAGGGTCAAGATCACGCAGATCGTGGAAACCGAGACCGTCGGCAGCACGCGCTTCATCCTGCCGCTCGCGACCAATGAAGAAATCCAGAAGCTGCCCTGGCTCATTCCGCACTTTGCAACCGCGGAAGGCCGGCTGAAAATGTCGATCCATTCGCTCGTCGTCGAAACGACCTCGCGCCGGATCATCGTCGACACCGGCCTGGGCAACGACAAGCAGGGCCGCAACGTGCCGACTTGGAACAACCGGAGCGATCCGTTCCTGGAAAAGCTGACGGCGGCCGGCTTCCCGCCCGATAGCATCGACACTGTGCTGTGCACGCACCTGCATGTCGATCATGTCGGCTGGAACACGAAGCTCGTCGGCGGCAAATGGGTGCCGACCTTTGCCAATGCCCGTTACGTGTTCGGCAGGACCGAATACGAATACTGGCGCGACCATAGCGATGCGCCGGATCGGCGCGCCGTGTTCGCCGATTCCGTGCAGCCGATCGCCGATGCCGGCAAGGCCGATCTCGTCGCCAGCGATGAAAGGCTCGCGGACGAAATCACCTTGATCCCGACCCCCGGCCACAGCCCGGGCCATATGAGCGTCCATATCAGGTCCGGCGGCGAGGAAGCCCTGCTGGCGGGGGACGCGGCCCATCACCCCTGCCAGATGGTCCATCTGGATTGGTCATCGACCGCGGATTCCGATCCCAGGCAATCGGCCAAGACCCGCCGCGAGCTATTTTCGCGCTTTGCCGATACGCCGACGCTGGTGATCGGCGGGCACTTCAGCGCCGGCCATATCAGGCGCGATGGCGACGCGTTCAGGTTCGTCGCGCTGGGGTAA
- a CDS encoding DUF3775 domain-containing protein, protein MPELMISPEKVGFLIEKARQFDVKEAASDPDSGSNASDDDMIDVLADDGRDPVAREIAGFIGALSEDEQIDLVALMRLGRGDGTIEEWKDLRQQAAEGRSGPPTRYLLGEPMLGDLLAEGLDEFGLSWTEARTTPVQ, encoded by the coding sequence ATGCCAGAACTTATGATTTCACCCGAAAAGGTCGGCTTTCTGATCGAGAAGGCCCGGCAGTTCGACGTCAAGGAAGCGGCATCCGATCCGGACTCCGGATCCAACGCCAGCGATGACGACATGATCGATGTGCTCGCGGATGACGGGCGCGATCCCGTCGCGCGCGAGATCGCCGGCTTTATCGGTGCGCTGAGCGAGGACGAGCAGATCGACCTCGTCGCGCTGATGCGGCTCGGCCGCGGCGACGGAACCATCGAGGAATGGAAGGATCTGCGGCAGCAGGCCGCGGAAGGGCGCAGCGGTCCTCCCACGCGCTATCTCCTCGGCGAGCCGATGCTTGGCGATCTTCTGGCCGAAGGGCTCGACGAGTTTGGCCTCTCGTGGACGGAGGCGCGGACCACGCCGGTCCAGTGA
- a CDS encoding NADPH:quinone reductase gives MKAVWYERTGPAPEVLVHGEMPTPVAGPGEVRVRLEASGVNPADVGRRGGGYRPMEYPRVIPNSDGAGIIDQVGDGVTRLKLGQRVWLFNGQRNGRAFGTAAEYIALAEHLVTPLPDNLSFAEGATLGIPAMTAWCCLYCDGPIVGQTVLVTGGAGAVGHYAVQLAKWGGAKVIATVSSAAKGEQARLAGADLVVNYKTEDVVAKAMAFTAQRGVDRVVDVDFGGNIETTMRLMGMNSTIAFYATNGNRTPVVPARELMEKCIAIRALVLFALPRPLLAAAQTDITKWLAAGPRIHNVAGQFALSDTAQAHLAVEKGDKLGTVIVDCAR, from the coding sequence ATGAAAGCGGTCTGGTACGAACGAACGGGGCCAGCGCCCGAAGTGCTGGTCCATGGCGAGATGCCAACGCCGGTCGCCGGCCCCGGCGAGGTGCGGGTGCGGCTGGAGGCGTCTGGCGTCAATCCCGCCGATGTCGGCCGCCGCGGCGGCGGCTACCGGCCAATGGAATATCCGCGCGTTATTCCAAACAGCGACGGCGCCGGGATCATCGACCAGGTCGGCGACGGCGTCACGCGGCTGAAGCTCGGCCAGCGGGTCTGGCTGTTCAACGGCCAGCGCAACGGCCGCGCCTTCGGCACCGCGGCCGAATATATCGCGCTTGCCGAACATCTGGTGACGCCGCTGCCGGACAATCTGTCGTTCGCCGAAGGCGCGACGCTCGGCATTCCCGCCATGACGGCGTGGTGCTGTCTTTATTGCGACGGGCCGATCGTCGGGCAGACCGTGCTCGTCACCGGCGGCGCCGGCGCTGTCGGGCACTATGCGGTGCAGCTCGCCAAATGGGGCGGCGCCAAGGTGATTGCAACCGTGAGTTCGGCCGCCAAGGGCGAACAGGCGCGGCTCGCCGGCGCCGACCTCGTCGTCAACTACAAGACGGAGGACGTCGTCGCGAAGGCCATGGCCTTCACCGCTCAGCGCGGCGTCGATCGTGTCGTCGATGTCGATTTCGGGGGCAATATCGAGACCACGATGAGGCTGATGGGGATGAACTCGACCATCGCGTTCTACGCCACCAATGGCAACCGCACGCCGGTCGTCCCGGCGCGCGAGCTGATGGAAAAATGCATCGCGATACGCGCGCTGGTGCTGTTCGCGCTACCCCGTCCGCTGTTGGCGGCAGCACAGACGGACATCACGAAATGGCTGGCGGCCGGCCCGCGCATCCACAACGTCGCAGGGCAGTTCGCGCTTTCCGATACCGCGCAGGCGCATCTGGCGGTGGAGAAAGGCGACAAGCTCGGCACCGTGATCGTGGACTGCGCCCGATAA
- a CDS encoding SDR family oxidoreductase — protein MDLGIKGRHAIVCASSKGLGRACAIALANEGVHVTLTARGAEALKKTADEIRKANPGVTVTEVAGDITTPAGREAVLKACPEPDILVNNAGGPPPGDFRNWTRDDWIKAIDANMLTPIELIKATVDGMMARKFGRIVNITSAAVKAPIDILGLSNGARAGLTGFIAGLSRKTVISNVTINALLPGPFDTDRLRGVGKAEAEKRGITADQVFAERAKQNPAGRFGDPDEFGYACAFLCGAKAGFITGQNILLDGGAFPGTL, from the coding sequence GTGGATCTTGGGATCAAAGGCCGCCATGCCATCGTCTGTGCATCGAGCAAGGGCCTCGGGCGCGCCTGCGCCATCGCGCTGGCCAATGAAGGCGTGCATGTCACGCTGACCGCACGCGGCGCGGAGGCGCTGAAAAAGACCGCCGATGAAATCCGCAAGGCCAATCCCGGCGTGACCGTCACGGAAGTGGCAGGCGACATCACTACGCCAGCCGGCCGTGAGGCCGTGCTGAAGGCCTGCCCCGAGCCGGACATTCTGGTGAACAATGCCGGTGGCCCGCCGCCCGGCGATTTCCGCAACTGGACCCGCGACGACTGGATCAAGGCGATCGACGCCAACATGCTGACGCCGATCGAGCTGATCAAAGCGACGGTGGACGGCATGATGGCGCGAAAATTCGGCCGCATCGTCAACATCACCTCCGCCGCGGTGAAGGCGCCGATCGACATCCTCGGGCTTTCCAACGGCGCCCGCGCCGGCCTCACCGGTTTTATCGCTGGCCTGTCGCGCAAGACCGTGATCAGCAACGTCACCATCAATGCGCTACTGCCGGGGCCGTTCGACACCGACCGCCTGCGCGGCGTGGGGAAAGCCGAAGCCGAGAAGCGCGGTATCACCGCGGACCAGGTGTTCGCCGAGCGCGCCAAGCAAAATCCGGCCGGTCGCTTCGGCGATCCGGACGAGTTCGGCTATGCCTGCGCCTTCCTGTGCGGCGCCAAGGCCGGCTTCATCACCGGCCAGAACATCCTGCTCGACGGCGGCGCCTTCCCGGGCACGCTCTAA
- a CDS encoding CvpA family protein: MNSFDAVVYAGLTIAVVTGFSTGLLRSAITILAYLIAMPIAVGLVAQLSPQIGDRLALPFVQNPLLFFGAFIIVGMVLGKIARTVLDDAIGPEASVMDRVGGAVLGAVRVGLIAITLVLMFDQLLPANQQPAFMAGSRLRPLLSTAGQLGVRSLPPDLIAAIDRLKKDRHI; this comes from the coding sequence ATGAACAGTTTCGACGCCGTCGTCTATGCCGGCCTGACGATTGCCGTGGTCACCGGTTTCAGTACCGGGCTATTGCGCAGTGCCATCACGATTCTTGCCTATCTCATCGCGATGCCGATTGCCGTGGGATTGGTGGCGCAATTATCGCCGCAGATCGGCGATAGGCTTGCTTTGCCGTTTGTGCAGAATCCGCTGCTGTTCTTCGGAGCCTTTATCATCGTTGGCATGGTGCTCGGAAAGATAGCGCGCACGGTCCTCGACGACGCGATCGGGCCGGAAGCCAGTGTGATGGACCGCGTTGGCGGCGCCGTGCTTGGCGCTGTGCGCGTCGGCCTGATCGCGATCACGCTTGTGCTGATGTTCGACCAGCTTCTGCCGGCAAACCAGCAGCCGGCGTTTATGGCCGGTTCGCGGTTGCGACCGCTGCTATCGACCGCGGGGCAATTGGGTGTCAGGTCCTTACCGCCCGATCTCATAGCTGCGATCGACCGCCTGAAGAAAGACCGGCACATATAA
- a CDS encoding choline dehydrogenase, producing the protein MADIFDFVVVGGGSGGCTVAGRLSEDPKTSVALLDAGGRNDNWVVTTPFALVLMVAGNVNNWAFNTVPQNGLNGRIGYQPRGKGLGGSSAINAMVYIRGHRTDYDQWAALGNTGWSFADVLPYFKRAENNSDFDGEYHGKDGPLAVNKSRTGNPVQQIFLQAAQEAQFRLREDFNADDHEGLGIYQLTQKNGERCSAARAYIHPHMDGRANLRVETHAHATRILFDGKRAVGVEYRQGKELRQIRARREVILAAGAFQTPQLLMLSGIGDSAALAKHGIAAVHHAPGVGQNLQDHPDFVFGYMSDNPHFNGISLKALPRLLRAIRQYRRERRGPMTSNFAECGGFLKTRPDLEIPDIQLHFGMAMADDHGRKRHRGTGFSCHVCLLRPKSRGSVALASADPHAPPLIDPNFFGEENDLETMVAGFKTTRRLMETPALRALQKKEMFTEGVHSDDDIRSLLRARVDTVYHPVGTAKMGVNDPMAVVDPKLKVYGVEGLRVVDASIMPTLIGGNTNAPTIMIGEKAADMIKAELRAG; encoded by the coding sequence GTGGCGGATATTTTCGATTTCGTGGTTGTCGGCGGCGGCTCCGGCGGCTGCACGGTGGCGGGGCGGCTGTCGGAAGATCCGAAGACGTCCGTGGCGCTGCTCGACGCTGGCGGGCGGAACGACAATTGGGTGGTCACGACGCCTTTCGCACTCGTGCTGATGGTCGCCGGCAATGTCAACAACTGGGCCTTCAACACCGTGCCGCAAAACGGCCTCAACGGCCGCATCGGCTATCAGCCGCGCGGCAAGGGGCTCGGCGGCTCCTCCGCCATCAATGCGATGGTCTATATCCGCGGCCACCGCACCGATTACGATCAATGGGCCGCGCTCGGCAACACCGGCTGGTCATTCGCCGACGTGCTGCCCTATTTCAAGCGCGCCGAGAACAATTCCGATTTCGATGGCGAGTATCACGGCAAGGACGGCCCGCTCGCCGTCAACAAGTCGCGCACCGGCAATCCGGTGCAGCAGATCTTCCTGCAGGCGGCGCAGGAGGCGCAGTTTCGCCTGCGCGAGGATTTCAACGCCGACGATCACGAAGGCCTAGGCATCTATCAACTGACGCAGAAGAATGGCGAACGCTGCAGCGCCGCCCGCGCCTACATCCACCCGCATATGGATGGCCGTGCCAATTTGCGCGTCGAGACCCACGCCCACGCCACCCGCATCCTGTTCGACGGCAAGCGCGCGGTCGGCGTCGAGTACCGGCAAGGCAAGGAGCTCAGGCAGATTCGCGCCCGGCGCGAGGTGATCCTCGCTGCCGGTGCGTTCCAGACCCCGCAGCTCCTGATGCTCTCCGGCATCGGCGACAGCGCCGCGCTCGCCAAGCACGGCATCGCCGCCGTGCACCATGCGCCCGGGGTCGGGCAGAACCTGCAGGATCATCCGGATTTCGTGTTCGGCTACATGTCGGACAATCCCCACTTCAACGGCATTTCGCTGAAAGCCCTGCCGCGCCTCTTGCGGGCGATCCGCCAATATCGCCGCGAGCGCAGGGGACCGATGACATCGAACTTCGCCGAATGCGGCGGCTTCCTGAAGACGCGGCCCGATCTCGAGATTCCCGACATCCAACTGCATTTCGGCATGGCGATGGCGGACGATCACGGCCGCAAGCGCCATCGCGGCACCGGCTTTTCCTGCCATGTCTGCCTGCTGCGGCCGAAGAGCCGCGGTAGCGTTGCGCTGGCAAGTGCCGATCCGCATGCCCCGCCTTTGATCGATCCGAATTTCTTCGGCGAGGAGAATGATCTTGAAACCATGGTCGCGGGCTTCAAGACCACGCGGCGGCTGATGGAGACACCGGCGCTGCGCGCGTTGCAGAAGAAGGAGATGTTCACCGAAGGCGTGCACAGCGATGACGATATAAGGAGCCTGCTGCGCGCGCGTGTCGACACCGTCTATCACCCGGTCGGCACCGCGAAGATGGGCGTCAATGATCCGATGGCCGTGGTCGATCCGAAGCTGAAAGTGTACGGCGTCGAGGGGCTCCGCGTGGTCGATGCCTCGATCATGCCGACGCTGATCGGCGGCAACACCAACGCGCCGACGATCATGATCGGGGAAAAGGCCGCGGATATGATCAAGGCGGAGCTGCGGGCGGGTTGA
- a CDS encoding DUF4167 domain-containing protein, translating into MARRTRSRKSNVVRTRLPRQSQNAQRNYERYVELARAEALKGDLIAAENYLQHAEHYLRSMHDEAHGGRHSSQQAISPKHGLRHRPPGAA; encoded by the coding sequence ATGGCGAGAAGAACACGGTCACGGAAAAGCAACGTCGTCAGGACCCGGCTCCCGAGGCAGTCTCAGAATGCACAAAGGAATTACGAGCGCTACGTGGAGTTGGCTCGCGCCGAAGCGCTGAAGGGCGATCTGATCGCAGCGGAAAACTATCTTCAGCACGCCGAGCATTATTTGCGGTCGATGCACGATGAGGCGCATGGCGGGCGGCATTCGTCGCAGCAGGCAATTTCGCCCAAGCACGGGCTAAGACACAGGCCGCCAGGAGCGGCGTAG
- a CDS encoding universal stress protein produces MIKDIVVNLATGSSRDPATAYAISVARMFDAQVAGVAMCYSSVILAAGMEAVPADFVESLREESARVANEAIGRFKQSAAQAGFSAEAQMVETSVEGSQRTFGHIARTFDLAIVAQTDPETTNATGLDAEAAMFESGRPVIVVPSIQKDGIKLGCIVVCWDGSRTAARALADAMPFLQRAKSIEVINVGDGRREAEQSLAAAGRHLARHGLNASTKALVADRTGVANVILSHAADRSADLIVMGGYGHSRLREFILGGVTRGILDTMTVPVLMSH; encoded by the coding sequence GTGATCAAGGATATTGTCGTCAACTTGGCGACCGGCAGCTCGCGCGATCCTGCAACAGCGTACGCGATATCCGTCGCCAGGATGTTCGACGCCCAGGTTGCAGGCGTCGCAATGTGCTATTCCTCGGTGATTTTGGCCGCCGGCATGGAGGCCGTTCCGGCCGACTTTGTCGAGTCGCTGCGCGAAGAGAGCGCCAGGGTGGCAAACGAGGCTATCGGAAGATTCAAGCAGTCGGCGGCGCAGGCTGGTTTTTCCGCCGAAGCGCAGATGGTCGAGACCAGTGTTGAAGGAAGCCAAAGGACATTTGGCCACATTGCGCGGACATTCGACCTTGCAATCGTTGCACAGACCGACCCTGAAACGACGAACGCCACGGGCCTTGACGCCGAAGCAGCGATGTTTGAATCCGGACGGCCTGTCATCGTCGTACCCAGCATCCAAAAGGACGGCATCAAGCTCGGCTGCATTGTCGTCTGCTGGGATGGAAGCCGCACCGCCGCGCGGGCGCTCGCGGACGCCATGCCGTTTCTGCAGCGCGCGAAGTCGATCGAGGTAATCAACGTAGGCGATGGCCGTCGGGAAGCCGAACAATCGCTTGCGGCCGCCGGCAGGCACCTGGCGCGCCACGGCTTGAATGCCAGCACCAAAGCTCTTGTCGCCGATAGGACCGGTGTCGCAAACGTAATCCTGTCGCACGCGGCAGATCGGTCGGCCGACCTTATCGTAATGGGCGGCTACGGCCATTCGCGGCTACGCGAGTTCATCCTCGGGGGCGTGACGCGTGGCATTCTCGACACGATGACCGTTCCGGTGTTGATGTCGCACTGA
- a CDS encoding uracil-DNA glycosylase, translating into MAETRTANKRLDQRRVAPEGLFRRPRLYLVGEAPGAEEAEQRRPFVGPAGSALRKLLEQAGIDLRQLRLANAIPFRPIEYTNESRLRNRAPTIEEIDRYGAAVLMDIRRSKPCVVVALGSTAARLFRASRSIRASRKARLQFDGRPLQITFHPAYVRRFGGANGDGWRKMVADLRRAWKASAMHSNGAQSRQPEGSKAV; encoded by the coding sequence ATGGCCGAGACCAGAACCGCCAACAAGCGACTCGATCAGCGCCGGGTCGCGCCCGAAGGGCTCTTCCGGCGACCGCGGCTGTACCTGGTTGGCGAGGCACCTGGCGCCGAAGAAGCTGAGCAGCGCCGGCCGTTTGTCGGGCCGGCGGGCTCCGCGTTGCGCAAGCTGCTCGAGCAGGCTGGGATCGACCTCAGGCAGTTGCGGTTGGCCAACGCGATTCCGTTTCGGCCGATCGAATACACGAACGAATCCAGGCTGCGCAATCGGGCACCAACGATCGAGGAAATCGATCGTTACGGTGCCGCGGTGCTGATGGACATCCGCCGCTCCAAGCCGTGCGTCGTCGTTGCGCTCGGCAGCACGGCTGCACGGCTATTCAGGGCATCGCGTTCGATTCGAGCGTCGCGCAAGGCACGGCTCCAATTTGACGGCCGTCCCCTGCAAATCACATTTCACCCCGCTTACGTCCGCCGCTTCGGCGGGGCGAACGGCGACGGTTGGCGTAAGATGGTCGCTGACCTGCGCCGAGCCTGGAAAGCTTCGGCAATGCACTCAAATGGTGCGCAAAGCAGGCAGCCCGAGGGTTCGAAAGCTGTTTAG
- a CDS encoding calcium-binding protein, whose translation MANLFDVQGFGALSEWNGQFSSASAKQAFQSIASLGSNSIELTARIWTESGTSNAVFAEPSKTESDASLLAGFQAAHDAGLSVLFKAALSALNGTRVSSLTPSDVAAFFASYKAEIVHLAAVAQAAGVETFAIGNEMSSLSGAAYRSYWVDLIAGVREVYHGELTYAAATDEAIHVSFWDQLDTIGVNTYPPLTASTTPTVQDLVEAWTSVPFNPYYAAAFDYKSPVDFLHSLALRYDKPLLMTEVGYRSVDGTTIAPGSWTGSGTADVMEQADAYNAFFQVWSAHGGSWLKGAELWQWDLSNKYSSTGYSVMGKPAETIVSQYFHGGGLVPDLAMTGSPVADIIDLGRGNDTVSAGLGDDIVRGGAGDDVIVGGPAVAGKLAVTTVTLVGYGSVVGGVGAQAQVIVNGKPVSGLLEFKPATDPSGYQTFTVSFANPEIISSIDISLANATPGRALHIKDFLINGVAVAPGDAANASSPGTFDLYVRNIHVDTANHQDWFLGASTDNDVIDGGAGNDLITGGIGDDIIDGGEGIDTAIFTSNVRDYDIANVDGRIMVHDRTAGRDGSDHFANLEFLRFADVTIDTRDLAVRSSGMPRALAIDDAGKAPDQSLRHDDGPALSSFAIANAAAEPLATGAGRDAFIFREIPGHGAASDLRIESTITADDAHPPGHIAAHEAVIDPGHDASIVVSFLTSDHLLFT comes from the coding sequence GTGGCAAATCTCTTCGACGTACAAGGCTTCGGCGCATTGTCCGAATGGAACGGACAATTTTCCAGCGCCTCGGCCAAGCAGGCATTTCAATCGATTGCATCGCTCGGTTCGAATTCTATCGAGCTGACGGCGCGGATCTGGACCGAGAGTGGAACTTCCAACGCGGTCTTTGCCGAACCGAGCAAGACCGAGAGTGACGCCAGCCTGCTGGCGGGCTTTCAAGCCGCGCATGATGCAGGCCTGTCCGTGCTCTTCAAGGCGGCGCTCTCGGCATTGAATGGTACCAGGGTGTCGAGCCTGACGCCATCGGATGTCGCGGCCTTCTTCGCCTCCTACAAGGCGGAGATCGTCCATCTCGCCGCTGTCGCACAGGCTGCGGGCGTCGAGACGTTCGCGATCGGCAACGAGATGAGCAGCCTGTCCGGCGCGGCGTATCGCTCCTATTGGGTCGATCTCATCGCTGGTGTCCGCGAGGTCTATCATGGCGAACTGACCTATGCTGCAGCGACCGACGAAGCCATCCATGTCAGCTTCTGGGACCAGCTCGATACCATCGGCGTCAACACCTATCCGCCGCTAACGGCCAGCACCACGCCGACCGTGCAGGACCTGGTCGAGGCCTGGACCTCCGTTCCGTTCAATCCCTATTACGCGGCGGCATTCGACTACAAATCGCCGGTCGACTTTCTTCATTCGCTCGCGCTTCGATACGACAAGCCGCTGTTGATGACGGAGGTCGGCTATCGCAGCGTCGACGGCACCACGATCGCGCCGGGGTCGTGGACCGGCAGCGGCACGGCTGACGTGATGGAGCAGGCGGATGCTTATAATGCCTTCTTCCAGGTCTGGTCCGCCCATGGCGGCAGCTGGCTGAAGGGCGCCGAGCTCTGGCAGTGGGATCTCAGCAACAAATATTCGAGCACCGGCTATTCGGTGATGGGAAAACCGGCCGAGACAATCGTCTCGCAGTATTTCCACGGCGGCGGCCTCGTGCCCGATCTCGCCATGACGGGATCGCCGGTTGCCGACATCATTGATCTCGGCCGGGGCAACGACACCGTCAGCGCTGGTCTCGGCGATGACATCGTTCGCGGCGGCGCCGGCGACGACGTGATTGTGGGCGGGCCGGCAGTTGCCGGAAAATTGGCCGTCACGACCGTCACCTTGGTCGGCTATGGCTCGGTGGTTGGAGGCGTCGGCGCGCAGGCGCAGGTTATCGTCAACGGCAAGCCGGTATCCGGATTGCTGGAATTCAAGCCGGCGACCGACCCCTCGGGCTACCAGACCTTCACGGTGAGCTTCGCAAACCCTGAAATCATCAGCAGCATCGATATCTCGCTGGCGAACGCTACGCCGGGCCGGGCGCTCCACATCAAGGATTTTCTGATCAACGGCGTTGCCGTCGCCCCCGGCGATGCCGCCAATGCAAGCTCACCGGGCACGTTCGATCTTTACGTCCGCAACATTCACGTCGATACCGCCAATCATCAGGACTGGTTCCTTGGCGCATCGACGGACAATGATGTGATCGATGGCGGTGCGGGCAACGATCTCATCACCGGCGGCATTGGCGACGATATCATCGATGGCGGGGAGGGGATCGACACGGCCATCTTCACCAGCAATGTCCGCGACTATGACATTGCGAACGTCGATGGCCGGATCATGGTGCATGACCGAACCGCCGGACGTGACGGCAGCGACCATTTCGCGAATCTGGAGTTTCTGCGGTTTGCGGATGTCACAATCGACACCCGCGATCTGGCAGTCCGGTCCAGCGGCATGCCTCGGGCACTGGCGATCGACGATGCCGGCAAGGCCCCCGACCAATCGCTTCGCCATGACGACGGGCCGGCTCTCTCTTCGTTTGCGATCGCCAACGCAGCCGCCGAGCCGTTGGCGACCGGCGCCGGCCGCGATGCATTTATATTCCGCGAGATACCCGGGCACGGCGCGGCGAGTGATCTCAGGATCGAATCCACGATCACTGCCGACGACGCGCATCCGCCTGGTCATATCGCAGCACATGAGGCCGTCATCGACCCTGGTCATGATGCGTCTATCGTCGTCAGCTTCCTGACGTCAGATCATCTGCTCTTCACCTGA